A genomic stretch from Aedes albopictus strain Foshan chromosome 2, AalbF5, whole genome shotgun sequence includes:
- the LOC109410483 gene encoding zinc finger protein 845 — protein sequence MRCIVPSCRYDFHKRRRSKHSFPRNVTQRNIWIKAIAFAEKCKLDPSIDFLKARVCSHHFTSDCFKPDKQKNILKKSAIPTRFGAVTVDPAHLSALYVPEPDETETPAWYRKSAKESQIKTKQLVEDALLCVRNNEENTDAANQEIFNLKKYPHVCRLCLQPNSRCVVMVALSTIDSAFGGKSIADFIATITSPEVVFDQNKQTYLPRSVCLQCLEQLKFFAKYRSKITTAHMLMSSLIELKHGNSGPMLDLFNSQSNVVRALIQDLELCNLNDYCADDLVDEFPSYDLASFEGFCGEEDKMVQELQQCEVLEQELLTLPIKTEMMFDEEIMDGDINEFNSDIKHEEESTAMDTYLLTKKPKLKYTEKTFDTAGDNHELNSDIEHQEESVPTDLDPQTKKPPRPKYTGKTFDEPLQCTKCPFSTHFQAPFRAHEKVHEKRESSKSYACKAPGCSEVFNNWDDFRRHGPVAHKRFICDICGLKCSAKRALKDHMARHQGKQEHICSYCQRGHNTDTDLRKHIQIMHLRVANYLCDTCGVAFRKKANRDEHQLGHSDVYGFPCQQCDKKFKKKPQLTKHINLVHEKVRVPCPHCNHEFQTFYLLSNHIELVHGIQTLFVCDICVSTFRSQEALDSHRARHDNPHELECARCLILFKSRELLDDHLCITYRDDYICCGKDLRYHAMYNRHMLMKHDTKTNVRVKPIPGQLVAKMRAQRKRIERCPKCEQTFATRALKKQHMKTCSMGGEERIDDDDGGSGDVNF from the exons ATGAGGTGCATAGTGCCGTCGTGCAGATACGACTTCCACAAGCGACGCCGTTCGAAACATTCATTCCCGCGCAATGTGACCCAGCGAAACATCTGGATCAAAGCGATTGCCTTCGCGGAGAAGTGTAAGCTGGATCCGTCCATAGATTTCCTCAAAGCCAGAGTGTGCTCCCACCACTTCACTTCGGATTGCTTCAAGCCGGATAAGCAGAAGAACATTTTGAAAAAGTCGGCGATTCCCACCCGCTTCGGAGCAGTGACCGTGGATCCTGC TCATTTGTCCGCTTTGTACGTTCCGGAACCCGATGAAACTGAAACTCCCGCGTGGTACAGAAAATCCGCTAAAGAATCTCAGATCAAAACGAAGCAACTTGTGGAAGATGCGCTTCTGTGTGTCCGGAACAACGAAGAAAATACGGATGCGGCGAACCAGGAAATTTTCAATCTGAAAAAGTATCCGCACGTTTGTCGGTTGTGCTTGCAGCCCAACTCTCGTTGCGTTGTAATGGTCGCTCTATCGACGATCGATTCAGCCTTTGGTGGGAAAAGTATTGCGGACTTCATAGCTACCATCACGTCCCCCGAAGTGGTTTTTGATCAG AACAAGCAAACCTATCTGCCGAGGTCAGTCTGCCTCCAATGTTTGGAACAACTGAAATTCTTCGCTAAATACCGCTCCAAGATCACTACGGCCCACATGCTGATGAGTTCGTTGATCGAACTAAAGCACGGCAATTCCGGTCCGATGTTGGATCTCTTCAATAGCCAATCTAACGTTGTACGAGCGTTGATCCAAGATCTTGAATTGTGTAACCTGAATGATTATTGTGCTGATGATTTGGTGGACGAATTTCCTTCGTACGATTTGGCATCCTTTGAAGGATTTTGCGGCGAAGAGGACAAGATGGTCCAGGAGCTACAGCAATGTGAAGTCTTAGAACAGGAATTGTTAACTCTGCCGATAAAGACGGAAATGATGTTCGACGAGGAGATCATGGATGGCGACATTAATGAGTTCAACTCAGATATCAAACATGAAGAGGAATCGACGGCAATGGATACGTATCTTCTAACTAAAAAGCCGAAGCTCAAATATACAGAGAAGACATTCGACACAGCTGGTGACAATCATGAGCTCAACTCGGATATCGAACATCAGGAGGAATCGGTGCCGACGGACCTGGACCCCCAAACAAAAAAGCCGCCGAGACCCAAATATACAGGGAAGACATTCGACGAACCCCTTCAGTGTACAAAGTGCCCCTTTTCTACGcatttccaagcaccatttcggGCACATGAAAAGGTGCACGAAAAACGAGAATCTAGCAAGTCGTACGCGTGCAAAGCCCCAGGATGTTCGGAGGTGTTCAACAATTGGGACGACTTTCGACGCCACGGTCCGGTGGCACACAAACGCTTCATCTGCGATATTTGCGGACTGAAATGCTCCGCAAAGCGAGCATTGAAGGATCACATGGCTCGTCATCAGGGTAAGCAGGAGCACATTTGCTCCTACTGTCAGCGAGGACACAATACGGACACCGATCTGCGTAAGCACATCCAGATTATGCATTTGCGCGTGGCCAACTACCTGTGCGACACGTGCGGCGTGGCTTTTAGAAAGAAGGCCAACCGGGATGAACACCAGCTGGGTCACAGCGATGTTTACGGATTCCCCTGCCAGCAGTGTGACAAAAAGTTCAAAAAGAAGCCGCAACTGACGAAGCATATAAACCTCGTACACGAAAAGGTCCGGGTCCCATGTCCCCATTGTAATCACGAGTTCCAGACCTTCTACCTTTTATCCAACCACATCGAATTGGTCCACGGCATTCAGACACTGTTCGTGTGCGATATTTGCGTATCGACTTTCAGAAGCCAAGAAGCGTTGGACAGCCATCGGGCTCGGCACGATAATCCCCACGAGTTGGAGTGCGCACGGTGTTTGATTTTGTTCAAATCCAGGGAATTGCTAGACGATCACCTATGCATCACCTACAG AGACGACTACATATGTTGCGGGAAAGATCTACGGTACCATGCCATGTACAACAGGCACATGCTGATGAAACATGACACTAAGACGAACGTGCGGGTGAAACCCATTCCGGGACAACTCGTGGCGAAGATGAGAGCGCAAAGG AAACGCATCGAAAGGTGTCCCAAGTGTGAGCAAACGTTTGCAACGAGAGCACTGAAGAAGCAACACATGAAAACTTGCAGCATGGGTGGTGAGGAGCGAAtcgacgacgatgatggtggAAGTGGTGATGTGAATTTTTAA
- the LOC115268536 gene encoding dynactin subunit 6, whose translation MSIKNDIKIMPRSMVCEDSNLRGDITISSGCVIHPSTTIIAESGPIVLGENCIVEEYATIVYRIPKQHPAYQDVLDGTVKPLVIGPDNIFEVGCTVEALKIGERNVFECKSYVSADVVVTNGCVIGAGCRLVGEQVLAEKTIVHGRQCQQREAIEKQKSQMVQLDYLRKILPNYHHLKKATYDPKKVRAQV comes from the exons ATGAGCATCAAAAACGA CATCAAAATCATGCCCCGCTCGATGGTCTGCGAGGACAGCAATCTGCGGGGTGACATCACCATCTCCAGTGGGTGCGTGATCCACCCGAGCACGACCATCATCGCCGAGTCGGGTCCCATCGTGCTTGGTGAGAACTGCATCGTCGAGGAGTACGCCACGATCGTGTACCGGATTCCCAAGCAGCATCCGGCCTATCAGGACGTGCTGGACGGGACGGTCAAACCGCTGGTCATCGGACCGGACAACATCTTCGAGGTGGGCTGCACGGTGGAGGCGCTCAAGATTGGCGAGCGGAATGTGTTCGAGTGCAAGAGCTACGTATCCGCCGATGTGGTCGTCACCAATGGGTGCGTCATTGGGGCCGGGTGTCGGCTGGTGGGCGAGCAGGTCTTGGCCGAGAAGACCATTGTCCACGGGAGGCAGTGTCAGCAGCGGGAGGCGATCGAGAAACAAAAG TCCCAAATGGTTCAACTCGATTATTTGCGGAAGATTTTGCCCAATTATCATCATCTGAAGAAAGCTACGTATGATCCGAAGAAAGTCAGGGCACAAGTTTGA